In one Candidatus Thiopontia autotrophica genomic region, the following are encoded:
- a CDS encoding diguanylate cyclase has translation MVVFLIDDLYKEADNADSSFFWRGKMSSMNIVDSLRASSAPVIYFKDIKGRFVWVNQGWINLFRVNSEDILEKPHFGAYSEELARGHRKNEQLTVEQNREMTFEEEITLTDGRHCYLTTVFPMYDDRDKLVGVGSISADITEYREELDNLKSSQTDLQELVIHDNMTGALNRQALQDRATQEMMRYRRYRHPFSLIMFDLDYFKEVNDRYGHAAGDRLLIHLVEVVSSLLRDTDSLYRMGGEEFVVLAPDTAIDGGMRLAERVRSTVEYTDFSPVDALTISAGVSAMVEDADLDDLLKRADEALYRAKNEGRNRVIAE, from the coding sequence ATGGTGGTTTTCTTGATTGACGACCTCTATAAAGAGGCAGACAATGCAGACTCGAGCTTCTTCTGGAGGGGCAAGATGAGCAGCATGAATATTGTAGATTCACTGAGAGCCAGCAGTGCACCTGTTATCTATTTCAAGGATATAAAGGGTAGGTTTGTGTGGGTAAACCAGGGGTGGATAAACCTTTTCCGGGTCAATTCAGAAGATATTCTTGAGAAACCCCATTTCGGCGCCTACAGCGAAGAGCTTGCTAGGGGTCATCGAAAAAACGAACAATTGACTGTTGAGCAGAACAGGGAGATGACCTTTGAGGAAGAGATTACTCTGACTGATGGGCGGCATTGCTATCTGACTACAGTTTTTCCCATGTATGACGACAGGGATAAGCTGGTTGGTGTTGGCTCCATTTCGGCAGATATTACAGAGTATCGAGAGGAGCTAGACAATCTTAAGAGCTCCCAGACAGACCTGCAGGAGCTGGTAATTCACGACAATATGACTGGCGCACTAAACCGCCAGGCACTGCAGGATAGAGCAACCCAAGAGATGATGAGATACCGCAGGTACCGTCACCCATTCTCTCTGATAATGTTTGATCTTGATTACTTCAAGGAGGTGAATGATCGGTACGGACATGCGGCTGGAGACAGACTGCTGATTCATTTGGTTGAGGTTGTAAGTAGTCTGTTGCGAGATACAGATAGTTTGTACAGAATGGGAGGGGAAGAGTTTGTAGTGCTGGCACCGGATACGGCAATTGACGGAGGTATGAGGTTGGCAGAGAGAGTTCGTTCAACAGTTGAATATACAGATTTTTCTCCGGTAGATGCCTTGACTATCAGTGCTGGTGTTTCTGCAATGGTTGAGGATGCAGATCTTGATGATCTGCTTAAACGGGCAGATGAGGCGTTATACAGAGCTAAAAATGAGGGCAGGAACAGAGTGATAGCAGAATGA
- the thiS gene encoding sulfur carrier protein ThiS, whose translation MVILLNGKNRTLPDKSTAADLIEELQLTGRRIAIEINLEIVSRSGYETHLLHDGDKVEIVHAIGGG comes from the coding sequence ATGGTTATTCTTCTCAACGGTAAAAACCGCACCCTTCCAGACAAATCTACAGCCGCAGACCTTATCGAGGAGCTGCAACTAACGGGAAGACGAATTGCAATAGAGATCAACCTGGAGATTGTCTCCAGAAGCGGCTACGAGACACATCTACTACATGATGGAGACAAGGTTGAGATCGTCCACGCTATTGGTGGTGGTTAA
- the cysQ gene encoding 3'(2'),5'-bisphosphate nucleotidase CysQ encodes MNTLELQPLIAPLISLTQRAGEGILKIYDAGFSVTDKKDDTPLTEADLAAHTIITEGLAQLTPEIPVLSEESDLIPFEERKQWQRYWLIDPLDGTREFIKQNGEFTVNIALIENQRPIIGVIQVPVNKILYYAWRDGGSWKQLPDELPSQIHARSPSEEQLVVAGSRSHHNEVITDFLDKIGSHRIFPMGSSLKSCLIAEGKADLYPRLGPTSEWDTAAAQCIVEEAGGQITDTAMNPLRYNTKESLLNPHFFVFGKGTRNWSRYL; translated from the coding sequence ATGAATACCCTTGAGCTACAACCACTAATTGCCCCTCTGATCTCACTGACTCAGCGTGCCGGTGAGGGCATCTTGAAAATCTACGATGCCGGCTTCTCGGTCACTGACAAGAAGGACGACACCCCACTTACCGAGGCCGATCTAGCTGCCCACACTATCATCACCGAAGGGCTGGCACAGCTTACACCCGAGATACCTGTTCTCTCCGAGGAGTCAGATCTCATTCCGTTTGAGGAGAGAAAACAGTGGCAACGTTACTGGTTGATCGACCCCCTTGATGGCACCAGAGAGTTCATCAAACAAAATGGTGAGTTTACCGTCAACATAGCCCTTATTGAGAACCAGCGCCCAATTATTGGAGTAATTCAGGTGCCTGTTAACAAGATTCTATACTATGCATGGCGTGACGGAGGATCATGGAAACAGCTTCCCGACGAATTGCCATCACAAATCCATGCTCGCTCTCCATCAGAAGAACAACTGGTGGTTGCAGGCAGTCGATCTCATCACAACGAGGTTATCACCGACTTCCTGGACAAGATTGGCTCACATCGCATCTTCCCCATGGGCAGCTCGCTCAAATCATGCCTGATTGCCGAAGGCAAAGCTGACCTCTATCCTCGTCTTGGGCCTACATCAGAGTGGGATACCGCTGCAGCACAGTGCATTGTTGAAGAGGCTGGTGGACAGATTACCGATACCGCAATGAATCCACTGCGGTACAACACCAAGGAGTCTCTGCTGAACCCGCACTTCTTTGTTTTTGGAAAGGGAACGCGCAACTGGTCACGCTACCTTTAG
- a CDS encoding cation:proton antiporter, which produces MESIHTDPVAPVLLGLTVITLLALLGRHIAKRLNQPSVLGELAFGMLIGNIGYWIGSDLISVLRESGAVFNAINLSLDAGVTLEQALKITLGDELADEMLPILSSSQGGKITDVIQIIDSFSRIGLLFLLFAVGLNSSTIELQASAKSAFRVAMIGVIAPFVFGIGVMQLLAPQAHWTTNLLVAIALCATSIGISARVFHDLNQDNTEVARVVLSAAVIDDVLGLVLMAIGIDAVSRGSLDMTSIVYSIIQAAMFLASIYLLVPRIIRAVIKHLHHLDLWEAELFIAFLMLTSLSWLADFVGLSAIVGAFAAGLILSNHEFNYWMKECDLENRECRLDHEIREQIRPFEAVFAPIFFVLMGMQVKLEVFLDQEIVLLASALTIVAIVGKMISGLGAERHLSRSAIGAGMVPRGEVALIMAAIGKGLGVLGPSLFSAVVIMTVVTTLVGPALLKWRLTSADVNT; this is translated from the coding sequence ATGGAATCTATCCACACCGATCCTGTAGCTCCAGTTCTTCTTGGGCTAACAGTTATTACGCTGTTGGCTCTGTTGGGGCGACATATTGCAAAACGTCTCAATCAGCCATCTGTGCTGGGTGAGCTTGCCTTTGGGATGTTGATTGGAAATATTGGTTACTGGATTGGAAGTGATCTGATCTCGGTTTTGCGTGAATCAGGCGCGGTATTCAATGCAATAAACCTCTCTCTTGATGCGGGTGTCACGCTTGAACAGGCTCTTAAGATCACCCTTGGAGATGAGCTGGCAGATGAGATGCTACCAATTCTCTCTAGCTCTCAGGGCGGTAAAATTACTGATGTAATCCAGATTATTGATAGTTTTTCCAGAATTGGCCTGCTCTTTCTGCTTTTTGCGGTTGGGCTGAACTCATCCACAATCGAGCTGCAAGCATCGGCAAAATCGGCATTTCGGGTTGCAATGATTGGGGTGATTGCACCGTTTGTTTTTGGTATTGGAGTAATGCAGTTGCTTGCGCCCCAGGCTCACTGGACCACTAATCTACTGGTTGCTATTGCGCTTTGTGCCACCAGCATTGGTATTTCTGCACGGGTTTTTCATGACCTCAACCAAGACAACACTGAGGTTGCACGTGTTGTCTTGAGTGCGGCAGTTATTGATGATGTGTTGGGGCTGGTTCTTATGGCAATTGGTATTGATGCGGTCTCTCGTGGCAGCCTGGATATGACAAGTATTGTCTACTCCATTATTCAGGCAGCAATGTTTTTGGCCTCTATATATCTGCTGGTCCCCAGGATAATTCGTGCTGTGATCAAGCATCTTCACCACCTTGATCTGTGGGAGGCAGAGCTGTTTATTGCGTTCCTGATGCTGACCAGCCTCTCCTGGTTGGCTGATTTTGTGGGCCTCTCTGCAATCGTAGGGGCCTTTGCCGCAGGGTTAATTCTGAGCAACCATGAATTCAATTACTGGATGAAAGAGTGCGATTTAGAGAATAGAGAGTGTAGGCTTGATCATGAGATTCGTGAACAGATACGCCCCTTTGAGGCTGTCTTCGCTCCAATTTTCTTTGTGTTGATGGGGATGCAGGTAAAGCTTGAGGTTTTTCTTGATCAGGAGATTGTTCTGCTTGCTTCGGCTCTGACTATTGTTGCGATTGTTGGCAAGATGATCAGCGGGCTTGGTGCAGAACGTCATCTATCAAGATCAGCTATTGGTGCGGGCATGGTTCCTCGAGGCGAGGTTGCACTTATCATGGCAGCGATAGGAAAAGGGCTTGGTGTTCTTGGCCCATCGCTCTTTTCTGCCGTGGTGATTATGACAGTTGTAACCACACTGGTAGGACCTGCTCTGTTGAAGTGGAGGTTGACGTCAGCTGACGTCAATACGTAG
- the rhlB gene encoding ATP-dependent RNA helicase RhlB, giving the protein MNSQNKTNDNPKDDNRSHLSDTLFSSLKLSPELVKGVDALGFEYCTPIQAGTLPLALEGKDIAGQAQTGTGKTAAFLLAIMDRLLRKHPPHWKNVNQPRALILAPTRELAIQIHNDAEQLGKFTELKLGLAYGGTGYEQQRKVIENGVDILIGTPGRIIDYFKQHVFDLKAAEVVVMDEADRMFDLGFIKDIRFLMNRAPKPEKRQSMLFSATLSFRVMELAYDHMNSPEQIKIEPEQVTASNVNEVVYYPANNEKIPLLIGLMKDMAPHRSIVFVNTKFEADKVWSFLEGNDFPAAVLSGDVPQKKRQQLLEKFQKGEVPVLVATDVAARGLHIPEVSHVFNYDLSQDREDYVHRIGRTARAGASGDAISFACEKYSFSLPDIEDYIDHKIPVGAITSNMLAELKPPVKRPSRNRGGKAGNRSSNNGYHGKSHSGHRNGQRRRPRNR; this is encoded by the coding sequence ATGAACTCACAGAACAAAACAAATGATAATCCTAAAGACGACAACAGATCGCATCTTTCAGATACCCTATTCTCATCTCTAAAGCTCTCTCCCGAGCTTGTCAAGGGTGTGGATGCCCTTGGCTTTGAATACTGCACTCCAATTCAGGCAGGTACATTGCCTCTGGCTCTGGAGGGAAAAGATATTGCTGGTCAGGCCCAAACCGGGACAGGAAAAACTGCAGCCTTTCTATTGGCAATCATGGATCGTCTATTAAGAAAACACCCTCCACACTGGAAAAACGTAAATCAACCACGGGCTCTTATTCTTGCTCCTACACGCGAACTGGCAATCCAGATTCACAATGATGCGGAACAGCTCGGTAAATTTACCGAACTCAAACTTGGGCTCGCTTATGGCGGCACGGGTTATGAGCAGCAGCGCAAGGTTATCGAGAACGGTGTAGATATCCTGATTGGTACACCAGGACGCATAATCGACTACTTCAAGCAGCATGTTTTTGACCTCAAGGCGGCCGAGGTTGTAGTTATGGACGAGGCTGATCGCATGTTTGATCTTGGTTTTATCAAGGACATTCGTTTTCTTATGAACCGCGCCCCTAAACCGGAAAAACGTCAGAGCATGCTCTTCTCGGCCACTCTATCATTCCGTGTCATGGAACTGGCATACGACCATATGAACAGCCCTGAACAGATCAAAATAGAGCCTGAACAGGTTACCGCCTCCAATGTGAACGAGGTAGTCTACTACCCGGCCAACAACGAGAAGATACCCCTGCTGATTGGTTTGATGAAGGATATGGCTCCGCACCGTAGTATTGTCTTCGTTAACACCAAATTTGAGGCTGACAAGGTATGGAGCTTCCTCGAAGGCAATGACTTTCCTGCTGCTGTACTCTCTGGCGATGTGCCACAGAAAAAACGCCAACAGCTATTAGAGAAATTTCAGAAGGGAGAGGTTCCCGTACTGGTTGCTACAGACGTTGCTGCACGAGGCCTGCATATCCCAGAAGTCAGTCATGTCTTTAACTACGATCTGTCGCAGGATCGTGAGGACTATGTTCACCGTATTGGCAGAACTGCCCGTGCCGGTGCCAGTGGAGATGCCATCAGTTTTGCCTGTGAAAAATACTCCTTTTCACTGCCTGATATCGAAGACTATATCGACCACAAGATTCCAGTCGGAGCAATTACCAGCAACATGCTGGCTGAACTGAAGCCACCTGTCAAACGTCCATCAAGAAATCGAGGGGGAAAAGCGGGGAATCGCTCTTCCAACAATGGGTATCATGGCAAATCTCACTCAGGACATAGAAACGGGCAACGTAGACGCCCCCGGAACCGCTAG
- the nudE gene encoding ADP compounds hydrolase NudE, giving the protein MSKNRTPPEILNTKICAKSRLFTIESVDLRFSNGVEAQWERLKSSSRGAVLIVPMVDEDTVLMIREYAVGVGRYELALPKGKIDVGESILEAANREMMEEVGYGANKLEHIDSLTIAPGYLGHTTHIVVGRELYEKRLPGDEPEEIEVIPWKLSQLNKLIEQEEMTEARTIAALFMVREMQ; this is encoded by the coding sequence ATGTCTAAAAATCGAACCCCTCCAGAGATTCTGAATACCAAGATCTGTGCAAAAAGCCGCCTCTTCACTATAGAGTCGGTTGATCTTAGATTCTCCAACGGAGTAGAGGCACAGTGGGAGAGATTGAAGAGCTCGTCTCGTGGAGCAGTTCTTATAGTACCAATGGTGGATGAGGATACCGTGCTGATGATTCGAGAGTATGCCGTTGGGGTAGGCCGTTACGAGCTAGCCCTTCCAAAGGGGAAAATAGATGTGGGTGAATCCATTCTGGAAGCAGCCAACCGAGAGATGATGGAGGAGGTAGGTTATGGTGCCAACAAGTTGGAGCATATTGACTCCCTTACCATTGCGCCCGGTTACCTCGGCCACACTACCCATATAGTTGTTGGTAGAGAGCTATACGAGAAGAGACTGCCGGGAGATGAGCCGGAGGAGATAGAGGTCATTCCCTGGAAACTTAGCCAATTGAATAAATTAATCGAACAAGAAGAGATGACCGAGGCTCGCACTATCGCTGCCCTGTTTATGGTTAGAGAGATGCAATAA
- the trxA gene encoding thioredoxin TrxA, with protein MSDDIVHITDDSFDDEVLAAELPVLVDFWAEWCGPCKMIGPVLEEIAGEYAGRVKVTKLNIDENPNTPPKFGIRGIPTLMLYKGGAVEATKVGAVNKSQLSAFIEENI; from the coding sequence ATGAGTGACGATATTGTCCATATTACCGACGACAGCTTTGATGATGAGGTGCTGGCTGCAGAGCTTCCAGTGCTGGTAGATTTCTGGGCAGAGTGGTGTGGTCCATGCAAGATGATTGGTCCGGTACTTGAAGAGATTGCGGGTGAGTATGCAGGGCGAGTCAAGGTAACAAAGCTTAATATTGATGAGAACCCAAATACCCCACCAAAGTTCGGTATTCGTGGAATTCCAACTCTGATGCTCTATAAGGGCGGTGCCGTTGAGGCAACCAAGGTAGGGGCAGTTAACAAATCACAACTTTCTGCATTTATTGAGGAAAATATTTAG
- the rho gene encoding transcription termination factor Rho, translating to MNLAELKLKTVPELHEIAQASEINVQNRQRKQDLVFTILKGLAKRGDSIEAGGVLEVLQDGFGFLRSSDGSYLAGPDDVYVSPNQIRRFGMRTGDTVTGTVRAPKKGERYFALQRVDNINGESPEKGKNKTLFENLTPLHANDRLTMERGNGSTEDLTARLIDLASPIGKGQRGLIVSPPKAGKTVIIQNIAKAIEYNHPEVQLIVLLIDERPEEVTEMQRSVKGEVVSSTFDEPASRHVQVAEMVIEKAKRMVEHKKDVVILLDSITRLARAYNTVAPSSGKVLTGGVDANALHRPKRFFGAARNVEEGGSLTIIATALVETGSRMDDVIYEEFKGTGNMELHLDRRIAEKRVFPAININRSGTRREELLTNPDEIQKIWLLRKVLHPMDELAAMEFVLERLRATKSNADFFDAMKR from the coding sequence ATGAATTTAGCAGAACTTAAGCTCAAGACTGTTCCAGAGCTTCATGAAATCGCTCAGGCAAGCGAGATCAATGTCCAAAATCGTCAGAGAAAACAGGATCTGGTGTTCACCATCCTGAAGGGGCTGGCGAAGCGCGGGGATAGCATTGAGGCTGGCGGTGTACTTGAGGTTTTGCAGGATGGTTTTGGTTTTCTGCGTTCCAGTGATGGCTCTTATCTGGCGGGACCAGATGATGTGTATGTGTCACCCAATCAGATCCGTCGTTTTGGGATGCGTACGGGAGACACAGTTACAGGTACGGTCAGGGCTCCGAAGAAGGGAGAACGTTATTTTGCGCTCCAGAGAGTAGACAATATCAATGGTGAATCACCTGAAAAGGGCAAAAACAAGACCCTGTTCGAAAATTTGACACCACTGCATGCCAATGACCGTCTTACTATGGAGCGTGGTAACGGTAGTACAGAGGATCTGACAGCAAGATTGATAGATCTAGCCTCCCCAATCGGCAAGGGGCAGCGTGGATTGATTGTATCTCCTCCAAAGGCTGGTAAGACGGTAATTATTCAGAATATTGCCAAGGCGATTGAGTACAACCATCCTGAAGTGCAGCTGATTGTACTTCTAATTGACGAGCGTCCGGAGGAGGTTACCGAGATGCAGCGCTCTGTAAAGGGCGAGGTTGTCTCCAGTACATTTGACGAGCCGGCATCTCGTCATGTACAGGTTGCAGAGATGGTCATCGAAAAAGCAAAACGGATGGTCGAACACAAGAAGGATGTGGTTATTTTGCTTGATTCCATTACCCGTCTGGCCCGTGCCTACAATACAGTTGCCCCCTCGTCAGGAAAGGTGTTGACTGGTGGTGTTGATGCCAATGCGTTGCATCGCCCAAAAAGGTTCTTTGGTGCGGCACGTAATGTGGAGGAGGGCGGAAGTCTGACCATTATTGCAACAGCACTGGTTGAGACTGGGTCTAGAATGGATGATGTTATTTATGAAGAGTTCAAGGGTACCGGCAACATGGAGCTCCATCTGGATCGCCGTATTGCTGAGAAGCGTGTATTCCCGGCTATCAATATCAACCGTTCTGGCACTCGTCGTGAGGAGTTGTTGACCAATCCTGATGAGATACAGAAGATCTGGTTGTTGCGCAAAGTGTTGCATCCAATGGACGAGCTGGCAGCAATGGAATTTGTGCTTGAACGCCTGCGTGCTACCAAGAGCAATGCTGACTTCTTCGATGCAATGAAGCGAT
- the yrfG gene encoding GMP/IMP nucleotidase → MVDWSQIETVLLDMDGTLLDLHFDNYFWLEHVPMRYGEKKNLSLHEAKQEVYQRCQAIEGTLEWYCVDHWSRELDLDILQLKEEVHHLIAEHPHVRDFLDAVRDSGRRAVLVTNAHGKSLDLKMRKTELGPYLDEIICAHDLGLPKEHPEFWERLQEHEQFDPQQTLLIDDSLSVLRSAQQYGICHLLAVYQPDTKNPPKSVEDFDAINGFRELIPVR, encoded by the coding sequence ATGGTTGATTGGTCACAAATCGAAACAGTTCTTCTGGATATGGACGGAACCCTGCTGGATCTCCATTTTGATAATTATTTCTGGCTGGAGCATGTTCCCATGCGCTATGGAGAGAAAAAGAATCTTTCACTGCATGAGGCAAAGCAGGAGGTTTACCAGCGCTGTCAGGCGATTGAAGGGACGCTGGAGTGGTACTGCGTAGACCACTGGAGCAGAGAGCTGGACCTTGATATTCTCCAGCTCAAGGAGGAGGTCCACCATCTGATTGCAGAGCATCCACATGTACGTGATTTTCTTGATGCAGTACGTGATTCAGGGCGGCGTGCAGTATTGGTGACCAATGCTCATGGCAAAAGTCTTGATCTGAAGATGCGTAAAACTGAACTCGGTCCATATCTTGATGAGATCATCTGTGCGCATGATCTTGGTCTGCCAAAGGAGCACCCGGAGTTTTGGGAGCGTCTACAGGAGCATGAACAATTTGACCCGCAACAGACGCTATTGATAGATGATAGCCTCAGTGTGTTGCGCTCGGCGCAGCAGTACGGAATTTGCCACCTGTTGGCAGTTTACCAGCCGGACACAAAAAATCCTCCAAAGAGTGTGGAGGATTTTGATGCAATTAACGGGTTTCGTGAGTTAATACCAGTCAGGTAA
- a CDS encoding TlpA family protein disulfide reductase: MERNRFTTALYLVALTVGAVIAYKLGGLWVQDENPGPAEQQSASIPPRTIDFQLDGNVINAWDIPAFSLEDTNGEFHSLSDWKGKVIMLNFWATWCPPCKYEIPEFIEYQSQYGENGFQIIGIGIDDPNKIKNFARTLEINYPVLLATSSAIMADWGNNDQVLPYSVVIDRDGRIRYIHRGQLSKLSFDSEIKPIILE, encoded by the coding sequence ATGGAGAGAAACCGCTTTACCACTGCACTCTATCTGGTTGCACTTACTGTTGGAGCTGTTATTGCCTACAAATTGGGAGGATTATGGGTCCAGGATGAGAACCCTGGCCCTGCAGAGCAACAGTCAGCCTCGATACCGCCTCGTACTATCGACTTTCAGCTTGATGGGAATGTAATCAATGCCTGGGATATTCCAGCCTTCTCTCTGGAGGATACCAACGGGGAGTTTCATAGTCTGAGTGACTGGAAGGGTAAGGTAATAATGCTCAACTTCTGGGCTACCTGGTGCCCTCCATGCAAATATGAGATTCCTGAGTTTATTGAGTATCAGAGCCAGTATGGCGAGAATGGTTTTCAGATTATCGGTATCGGTATTGATGATCCAAACAAGATAAAAAACTTCGCCCGCACCCTAGAGATCAACTATCCAGTTCTGCTAGCTACCAGCAGCGCAATCATGGCTGACTGGGGCAACAATGATCAGGTTCTCCCATACTCTGTGGTTATTGATAGAGATGGTCGTATTCGCTATATTCACCGCGGTCAACTTAGCAAGCTCTCATTCGACAGTGAGATAAAACCAATTATTTTAGAGTAA
- a CDS encoding thiazole synthase codes for MDTNDGFVIAGKTYNSRLLVGSGKYKDLEETRLATEASGAEIVTVAIRRSNIGQNPDEPNLLDAIPPEKYTILPNTAGCFTADDAIRTCRLARELLDGHDLVKLEVLGDEKTLYPDVTATLEAAEVLIKDGFKVMVYTTDDPLIAKRLEEMGCVAVMPLAAPIGSGLGVRNPHNIRLIVENANVPILVDAGVGTASDAAIAMELGCDGVLMNTAIAAAKDPVLMASAMKKGIEAGREAFLAGRMPKKAYASASSPIDGHFI; via the coding sequence ATGGATACAAATGACGGCTTTGTAATTGCTGGAAAAACATACAACTCCCGCCTGCTGGTTGGATCAGGAAAATACAAGGATCTGGAAGAGACCAGATTAGCCACAGAGGCCAGTGGGGCAGAGATTGTGACTGTCGCTATTCGCCGCTCCAATATTGGACAGAATCCTGACGAACCCAACTTGCTTGATGCCATACCCCCAGAAAAATACACCATTCTGCCCAATACAGCTGGCTGTTTTACTGCTGATGACGCAATTCGAACCTGTCGCCTGGCGCGTGAACTACTGGACGGTCATGATCTGGTTAAACTCGAAGTTCTCGGGGATGAGAAAACCCTGTACCCGGATGTTACCGCCACACTTGAGGCAGCAGAAGTTCTGATAAAGGATGGCTTCAAGGTCATGGTATATACAACTGATGACCCACTAATTGCCAAACGCCTGGAAGAGATGGGATGTGTAGCTGTTATGCCTCTGGCAGCCCCAATCGGCTCTGGGTTAGGAGTCCGCAACCCCCACAATATTCGACTTATTGTAGAGAATGCCAATGTACCCATTCTGGTAGATGCGGGAGTTGGAACAGCCTCGGATGCAGCCATTGCCATGGAGCTGGGCTGTGACGGTGTATTGATGAATACTGCAATTGCAGCAGCCAAAGATCCAGTCTTGATGGCATCAGCAATGAAAAAGGGAATTGAGGCAGGTCGTGAAGCATTCCTTGCTGGACGCATGCCCAAGAAAGCCTATGCTAGCGCCTCTTCTCCAATAGACGGGCACTTCATCTAA
- the trmB gene encoding tRNA (guanosine(46)-N7)-methyltransferase TrmB → MTRSQQRALDELWPRFGIDSGDAMDPPALFQRSAPLHLEIGFGMGHALLELALANPGSDYLGIEVHRPGVGRLLDEIDKKGVKNIRLLKHDAIEAISEQIPKGSLDSVMLFFPDPWHKKRHHKRRIVKPEFVRKIHNILKPGGVFHLATDWEEYSEWMMEIISNEPGLVNVAGAGNFSIRPESRPVTKFEKRGIRLGHGVWDLLFEKIEE, encoded by the coding sequence ATGACCAGGAGTCAACAGCGTGCACTTGATGAGTTATGGCCCAGATTTGGTATTGATTCCGGTGACGCTATGGATCCTCCCGCCCTGTTTCAACGTAGTGCACCACTTCACCTTGAGATCGGCTTTGGTATGGGTCATGCCCTGCTGGAGCTGGCTCTGGCAAACCCCGGTTCAGACTATCTTGGAATTGAGGTACACCGCCCTGGAGTTGGACGGCTGCTGGATGAGATTGACAAAAAGGGGGTCAAAAACATCCGTCTGCTAAAACATGATGCCATTGAGGCCATTAGTGAGCAGATTCCGAAGGGCTCCCTTGACTCGGTTATGCTATTTTTCCCAGATCCGTGGCATAAAAAACGGCACCACAAACGCCGTATCGTGAAACCTGAATTTGTCAGAAAAATTCATAACATTCTGAAGCCTGGAGGAGTATTCCACCTGGCAACTGACTGGGAAGAGTACTCGGAGTGGATGATGGAGATCATTAGCAATGAACCTGGTCTTGTAAATGTGGCCGGGGCTGGCAACTTCTCAATACGACCTGAATCTCGCCCAGTTACCAAGTTCGAAAAACGTGGGATAAGACTGGGTCACGGGGTCTGGGATCTGCTCTTCGAGAAGATTGAAGAGTAG